A window of Paenibacillus polygoni contains these coding sequences:
- a CDS encoding AraC family transcriptional regulator, with the protein MDWLERMNGAMEYIETNLADNISYDELAQKACCSTYHFQRMFPFITGVSLSGYIRRRRLTLAAFELQTTSAKVIDVAMKYGYDSPEAFARAFKNLHGIMPISARDKGVSLKAYPRMSFSISIKGDVEMNYRIEQRGSFEMFGVYGLINSDRKIAFSEVPEFRKQCDEDGSVDLMNELLGRFTDTMLHAALYDDNGESFKYMVCYNLPKGLEIPDKFTKLTVPASTWAIFSDPQCDLQKLWDRIYFEWFPTSEYEQIEAPSFEMYYGPAGHHTGEIWIPVKKK; encoded by the coding sequence GTGGATTGGTTAGAGAGGATGAACGGCGCCATGGAATATATCGAAACAAATCTAGCGGACAACATCTCCTATGATGAATTAGCACAGAAAGCCTGTTGCTCTACATACCATTTTCAAAGAATGTTTCCATTTATTACAGGAGTCTCGTTATCTGGGTATATTCGACGTCGACGGTTGACACTCGCAGCATTTGAACTTCAGACCACGAGTGCAAAGGTTATTGATGTAGCTATGAAATATGGATATGATTCGCCAGAAGCATTTGCACGGGCGTTTAAAAATCTTCATGGGATCATGCCGATATCTGCGCGCGATAAAGGTGTTTCTCTAAAAGCCTATCCTCGAATGTCCTTCTCTATTTCAATAAAAGGAGATGTCGAAATGAATTACCGAATTGAACAAAGAGGGTCTTTTGAGATGTTTGGAGTTTATGGTCTCATTAATTCTGACAGGAAAATAGCTTTTTCTGAAGTTCCTGAGTTCCGTAAACAATGTGATGAGGATGGCAGTGTTGATCTGATGAACGAATTGTTGGGACGCTTTACAGACACGATGTTGCATGCTGCCTTATATGATGATAACGGAGAATCTTTTAAGTACATGGTATGTTACAACCTACCAAAGGGGCTTGAAATCCCCGATAAATTCACAAAACTTACGGTTCCTGCTTCAACCTGGGCTATTTTCTCAGATCCGCAATGTGACTTACAAAAACTATGGGATCGTATATATTTCGAGTGGTTTCCAACATCGGAGTATGAACAGATTGAAGCACCTAGTTTTGAAATGTACTATGGACCGGCAGGACACCATACAGGGGAGATTTGGATACCAGTAAAGAAAAAATAG
- a CDS encoding phosphotransferase family protein encodes MNLVHTIIDRFNLNVISIDHVPESYSSQVYKLSLTNGETVYAKVPYNRDKLYREYRMLEMLREVIPVPRVLDIWSGDDIISGALLLSEIKGIPCTGTINDELAFQMGVLHAMLHETKMPGYGAQGTDGFQLSNQNNWRLYIKNNFEKHKEPAKDVLERELYEKCIDHFESAFSVLPQPDGPCVVHMDFRPGNILINDNEVVGIIDFESARGGSSEIDFTKINRYVWEVNPQSKTSYTEGYTTIRPMIDLETILPFYTFYDAFSAVVWCKNRGIDKNKAFLMESISVLQKSVGY; translated from the coding sequence TTGAACTTAGTACATACGATTATAGATAGATTTAACCTGAATGTTATAAGTATAGATCATGTCCCTGAGTCTTATAGTTCACAAGTATACAAGCTGAGTCTTACTAATGGAGAAACGGTATATGCGAAGGTTCCATATAACAGAGATAAACTATATCGCGAATATCGAATGCTAGAAATGTTGAGAGAGGTAATACCGGTTCCAAGAGTGTTAGATATCTGGAGTGGGGACGACATAATCTCAGGTGCTTTACTTTTATCGGAGATAAAGGGTATACCGTGTACAGGAACCATAAACGATGAATTAGCTTTCCAAATGGGAGTATTACATGCAATGCTGCATGAAACTAAGATGCCTGGATATGGTGCTCAAGGAACCGACGGTTTTCAACTATCCAATCAGAACAATTGGAGACTCTATATTAAAAATAACTTTGAAAAGCATAAAGAACCTGCTAAGGATGTGCTTGAAAGAGAGCTTTATGAAAAGTGTATAGATCACTTTGAAAGTGCCTTTTCCGTTTTACCACAACCTGATGGTCCCTGTGTTGTACATATGGATTTTAGACCAGGCAATATATTAATAAATGATAATGAAGTTGTTGGAATTATTGATTTTGAAAGTGCTCGGGGCGGATCCTCAGAAATAGATTTTACTAAAATCAATCGATATGTCTGGGAAGTGAATCCTCAAAGTAAAACTTCTTACACAGAAGGGTATACAACAATTCGTCCTATGATCGATTTGGAAACGATACTGCCTTTTTATACTTTTTACGATGCTTTTAGTGCGGTTGTCTGGTGTAAAAATAGAGGGATTGATAAAAATAAAGCGTTCCTCATGGAAAGTATCTCTGTATTGCAGAAATCCGTAGGTTATTGA
- a CDS encoding translation initiation factor 2: MPIDKDLRDIEIAKLAFIGSSIATLGDGIAALAAGLALEALQQDYKTKNNNRTASIKSTKKQLDHFINELVKIRNNVG, from the coding sequence TTGCCCATTGATAAGGACCTACGAGATATAGAAATTGCCAAGCTTGCTTTTATAGGGAGTTCCATTGCTACATTAGGTGATGGAATCGCTGCGCTAGCTGCCGGATTAGCGCTAGAAGCTTTACAACAGGATTATAAAACCAAAAACAATAATCGTACCGCTTCTATTAAATCAACTAAGAAACAACTTGATCATTTTATTAACGAGTTAGTTAAGATCAGGAATAATGTTGGTTGA
- a CDS encoding DUF2441 domain-containing protein: MEDNEYYVYHLVTKKKMTLGQFICFDDNQKNALYHFFFEKERLNSKGEDFIQILNGHYTANGLKMDKENAEVAISYVGQTIRAIREVIVEMVRLQEYPEYPSRLSCLYAAKSYEDAWKWKDLFDSYNRNVLQLVKLRVIGSIFEGDGNLLPKEDAVPFSVKIEQARTYWKGNAEKELPELLVNGKIEVIEIIEDFCANL, from the coding sequence ATGGAGGATAACGAATACTATGTATATCACTTAGTTACCAAGAAAAAAATGACTTTGGGACAGTTCATCTGCTTTGATGACAACCAAAAAAATGCTCTGTATCACTTCTTTTTTGAAAAGGAGCGTTTGAATTCCAAAGGCGAGGACTTTATTCAGATTCTAAATGGTCATTATACAGCTAACGGTTTAAAGATGGATAAAGAAAATGCGGAAGTAGCCATAAGTTATGTTGGACAGACAATCAGAGCGATTAGGGAAGTTATCGTTGAAATGGTAAGACTACAAGAATATCCTGAATACCCATCAAGATTATCTTGTTTGTACGCTGCTAAAAGCTATGAAGACGCATGGAAATGGAAAGATCTATTCGATTCCTATAACCGAAATGTATTGCAACTTGTTAAACTTCGTGTTATAGGAAGTATATTTGAGGGTGATGGAAATCTTTTACCGAAAGAGGATGCAGTACCCTTCTCCGTAAAAATTGAACAGGCTAGAACCTATTGGAAGGGAAATGCCGAAAAGGAACTCCCTGAGCTTTTAGTTAATGGAAAAATTGAAGTGATTGAAATTATTGAGGATTTCTGCGCGAATTTATAA
- the asnB gene encoding asparagine synthase (glutamine-hydrolyzing) yields MRCLARFSMGLGFRRLSVIDLRDGNQPMANENGTLWIVFNGEIYNYKTLRDQLKLKGHHFHTQSDTEVIVHLFEEYGKDCVHHLRGMFSFAIWDLKEQTLFAARDHFGIKPFYYFKDENNFLFASEIKSILAVQGVPRKLQYQSLFSYLTFQYVPQPDTMFEDIHKLGPAERLMVSSNGDMKIEKYWEPNFQPVERSLADYAEEIQWKLKESVNLHLQSDVSRGCFLSSGIDSTLIVVFYIPRILLDLFTIRQFT; encoded by the coding sequence ATGAGGTGTTTGGCTCGATTCTCGATGGGTCTCGGTTTCCGCAGGTTGTCGGTTATAGATTTACGAGACGGCAACCAACCAATGGCGAATGAAAATGGTACCCTTTGGATTGTTTTTAATGGTGAGATCTACAACTATAAAACCCTGCGAGATCAACTTAAGCTAAAGGGACATCATTTTCATACGCAGTCAGATACAGAGGTCATTGTGCATTTATTTGAGGAGTACGGTAAGGACTGTGTTCATCATTTACGTGGAATGTTTAGTTTTGCGATTTGGGATCTTAAGGAGCAAACTCTTTTTGCTGCAAGAGATCATTTCGGGATCAAGCCTTTTTATTATTTCAAAGACGAGAATAATTTTTTGTTTGCATCGGAAATCAAAAGCATACTTGCGGTTCAAGGGGTTCCTAGAAAGCTTCAGTATCAAAGTTTATTCAGTTACTTAACTTTTCAGTATGTCCCGCAACCCGATACGATGTTTGAAGATATTCATAAATTAGGACCTGCAGAAAGATTAATGGTTAGCTCAAATGGTGACATGAAGATCGAGAAATATTGGGAACCTAATTTTCAACCAGTAGAAAGATCATTAGCAGACTATGCAGAAGAAATTCAGTGGAAATTGAAAGAGTCTGTAAATCTTCATTTACAAAGCGATGTGAGTAGAGGATGTTTTTTGTCCAGTGGAATTGACTCCACGCTCATAGTAGTTTTTTACATCCCGCGGATATTGTTAGACCTTTTTACGATAAGACAGTTCACCTAG
- a CDS encoding helix-turn-helix domain-containing protein, with product MIEANASHFGGRISQLRHSKSMTQEQLGLLLNVSAQAVSKWEKGDSLPDISLITELATVFDCTTDFLLGRTSNLHAMLPQIQTELRTMTQEQKINFLGEVIAATSFNVQTPASNPSLTQIQLGPSGLGLWAKDRLVCIATSLFLNKATEAMNESVEFPMNILPPDMITVLYELLLNNENLQPDFTPVEDSILRSRLPEDINFDKVIIDCIELGFVDRVRGGYRLNVKGDIATRLFSIVHRVVSKPSSFSFDFS from the coding sequence ATCATAGAAGCGAATGCTAGTCATTTTGGTGGAAGAATCAGTCAGCTTCGTCACAGCAAAAGTATGACACAAGAACAATTAGGTCTATTACTAAATGTTTCTGCACAAGCAGTGTCTAAATGGGAAAAAGGCGACTCCTTACCCGATATTTCCCTTATAACGGAGTTGGCAACGGTCTTTGATTGCACAACCGACTTTTTGCTTGGAAGAACTAGCAATTTACACGCCATGCTGCCTCAAATTCAAACGGAACTTCGGACGATGACTCAAGAACAAAAAATCAATTTTTTAGGCGAGGTGATTGCTGCCACATCATTCAATGTACAGACACCCGCATCAAATCCATCGTTGACTCAAATCCAGCTAGGTCCATCTGGATTAGGGCTATGGGCGAAAGATAGATTAGTTTGTATCGCTACCTCGCTTTTTTTAAACAAAGCTACTGAAGCAATGAATGAATCAGTTGAGTTTCCAATGAATATCCTACCTCCGGATATGATCACTGTGCTATATGAGTTATTGCTTAACAATGAAAACTTACAGCCTGACTTCACTCCAGTAGAGGATTCAATACTTCGCTCACGTCTACCCGAGGACATAAATTTTGACAAAGTTATCATAGATTGCATTGAACTTGGCTTTGTGGATAGGGTTCGAGGTGGGTACAGGCTTAATGTTAAAGGTGATATTGCCACTCGGTTGTTCTCCATCGTTCATAGGGTGGTAAGTAAACCTAGTTCGTTTTCCTTTGATTTTTCGTAA